The DNA sequence CGGGCAGCCGCAGCGAGGGCGACAACGGCTGGGCCGCCGGCGTGGCCTACAACTACACCATGCCGTTCTTCAGCGTGGGCTGGGCGCTTCGCGGCTTCAGCGATCGCTACGCGACGACCAGCCTCGATCCGTCGGAGGACCGGCCGACCCTCGAAGCCACCACGCTGGTGGGATTCCCGGTGACGTCCCGGGCCACGGTCACCTTGCAGTACAGCCACACCAACTTCCGCGACACCAAGCCGACCGAGCTCGTGTCCGGCTCGGTCAGCCTGCGGCTGACCAACCGCGCGAACTTCTTCGTCACCACCGCCTATACCCGGCAGCCGGGTGCCAAGCCCGACACCACCGTCTTCACCGGGCTCACCGTCTACCTGGGCGATCGCACCACCGCGAGCGTCTCCAACCAGGTGAGCCGACACCAGAACATCTCCGATCTCGAGGTGCAGCGCTCCCTGCCCCTGGGTGAGGGATTCGGCTACCGCGTCTCGGCTGCGCGCGTGGAGCAGGACCGCCCACAGGTCAACGGTCGCAGCGGCGGCAGCGACGTGGAGTTCCAGGGGCTGGCCGACGCGCAGTACCAGGGCCGGTTCGGCTTCTACGAGGCCGCGTACGAGCGCACCGGCAGCCGCAACTCCTCGACGCTGACCGGCGCCTTCGGCCTGGTGGCCATCGCCGGCGGCGTGCACCTGAGCCGGCCGGTGCAGGACGGGTACGCGCTGATCAACGTGCCGGACCTGCCCGGCGTGCGCGGCTCGCTGAACAACCAGGAGGTCGGCCGCACCGACTCGCGCGGCCAGCTGCTCGTCCCGAACCTCCTGCCTTACTACGGCAACCGGCTGAGCATCGCCGACCAGGACATCCCGGTGGACTACCGGATCGAGACGACCGACCGGCTGGTGGGACCGCCGGTGAAGGGCGGCTCGGTGGTGACCTTCCCGGCGCAGCGCGTGCAGGCCGTGGTCGGCGCACTGATCGTGGAGATCGACGGCCGCCCGGTGACGCCGGCCTACGGGCAGCTCACGGTCACCGCGGACGGCCGCACCTACGAGTCGCCGATCGGCCGCGACGGTGAGTTCTACCTGGAAAATCTGCCGCGCGGGCGATACCCGGCGGTCATCGATCACAAGGACGCGACGTGCCGCTTCACCCTCGAGACGCCGGCCTCCACCGCCTCGATGGTCGACGTGGGCACGGTGCGCTGCGTCGCCCGATGAAAGGACGGCCCATGACCATCACGAGACTCGCTACGATCGTGCTCGCCGCGAGCGCCGCGCTGATGCCGCTCGCCGCCGAGGCGGCCTGCACCGTCAACACCACCAACGTCGCCTTCGGCGCCTACAACGTCTTCACCGCCACCCCCGACGACGCCACCGGCCGCGTGCGGCTCCGGTGCACCGGCACGCGTCCGCCCTCGGTCACGGTCCATCTCGACAAGGGCGGCGCCCCCGGCTTCACCCCGCGTCAGATGCGGAAGGGCACCGAGACGCTCGACTACAACCTGTACCAGGACTCGACCCGCACCGTCATCTGGGGCGACGGCACCGGCGGGAGCCAGACCGTCGTGCAGCCCAGCCCGCCGCTGAACACGAACATCGACGTGACGGTGTACGGGCGCATCCCGGCGGGCCAGGACGTGAGCTCGGGCGCCTATTCGGCCACGGTGACCGCGACCATCTTCTTCTAGCCCGGTATGGCGGGCGCGCCATGAGCATGGGGCGCCGCCCCTAGCATCCGCGCCCGCCCCCTCGGCCCGGGCCGGCGCCAGCGCCGCATTCCCTGGTCCGCTCGGCCGAATCGCCCCGCATCCACGGCCGTCCTCGCTGGTACCGCTCTTGCCCCCTCCAGTCCTGTGGCGCATAATTCGGAGCCGCGCGACGGCGCAGGAGGGAGCGGGCGAATGGGTGTGGCGGGTCGGGTCGGGGGACTGATCGCGACGCTGCTGCTCGTCTCGCCCGCCCTGGTGTGGGCCGGATCCGCGCAAGGATTGCTCAGCGTGGCCGCGGTCGTTCCCGCGCGCTGCGCGGTCCGGATGCCGGGCTCGCTCGAGCTGAGCGCAGCGGCCGCGAGCCTGCCGCGCGAGACGGTCACCATGCGCTGCACCAAGGGCACGCTGCCGCCCGGCGGCGTGGCCGGCGCCCGAGGGCCGCGGATCAGTCGCCACCTCATCCTCGCAACCCCTCCCGCCCCGCGCCCGCTCGCCGAGACCTCCCCGTCGGGGCTTGCCGGGCCCCGGCTGGTGATCACGGTCAACTTCTAGGCTCGCCCGCTCCCGCTCCCAGCAGCGCAGCCGCCGCCGCCTCGCCCGACCGCACGCAGTCCGCGATGCCGACCCCTCGATAGGCGCCCCCGGCGAGACACAGGCCGGGTAGCCGGGCCACCGCCTGCTCGATGGCTTCCGCGCGAGCGGCGTGGCCCACGTGGTACTGCGGCATCGAGCGCGGGTAGCGCACGACGCGCGTGAAGAGCGGCTCGCCCGTGACGGCCAGCAGACCCGCCACCTCGCGTCGCGCGGTGGCGGCGAGGGTCGCGTCATCGGCGTGAAGCGCCGCCTCATTCAGCGCCCCGCCCAGAAACACGCGCAGGAGCGCGTGCTCGGCGGGCGCGCGCCCGGGATATTTCACGCTGGAGAACGAGCAGGCGATGATCGGGCGCCGCTCGATCTGCGGCACCACGAAGCCGAATCCATCGAGCAGATGCCCGATGTCCCGGCGCCGGTAGGCGAGAGTCACGGTGGCCGACGAGGCGTACGGGATCCCGTCGAGCAGGTGGGCGAGGCCCGGATCGACGTAGCGCAGGAGCCGCGCGGACTGATGCGACTCCGGCGCCAGGATCAGCGCGTCGGCCTCGACGGCGGTCCCGCTCGCGGTGGCGAGCCGCCAGCCCGAGCCCTCGCGCGCGACGCCGGTGACCGGCTCCTTCAGGCGCACCGCGCCCGGGGGCAGCCGTGTGGCCAGCGCGCGGATCAGCTCCTCCATGCCGTCGGCCAGGGTCACGAACAGCGACCAGCGCGCGCCGCTCACCCCGTCCCCCCGCGCCGGCGTCCTCCGCGCGGCCCGCCAGAGCGCCAGGATCACGCTGCGATCGCGGCGCTCCATCTCGAGGAAGCGCGGCATGGTCGCGGCCAGCGACAGCTCGTCCGGGTCCGCGGTGTAGATGCCGGCGACCAGCGGCTGGGCGACGCGCTGCAGCGCCTCGCGCCCGAGGCGCCGGCGGACGAACGAGCCGAGGCTCTCGTCGGGATCGGATCCCCGCGGCAGGACCAGGTCCAGCGCCATCCGCAGCTTGCCGGGCCACGAGAAGAGCCGCGAGGCCACGAACGGGCCGAGGCGCGTCGGAGCCAGCAGCTGGAAGCCGTCCGGCAGCGGGTGGAGGTGGCCGCGAAAGACCACGTAGGTCCGGCGGAAGCGGTCGTCGGTCCGCAGAAGTCGCTGCTCCAGCCCGAGGCGGCGGCAGAGATCGAGCGCCCACGGCTTCTCGGAGAGGAACGAATCGGGACCGCACTCCACGAGGAAGCCATCGCGATGCTCGGTCTGGATCGTGCCGCCGAGCCGCTCCGCCGCCTCCAGCACCGTCAGGTCGAGCGGCCGGCCGCGCTCGCGCGCCACCTCCACCGCTCGGTGCGCGGCGGCGAGGCCGCTGATGCCGCCGCCGACGACCACCAGCTTCACGTGGCGGCCCCGCGGCGGACGAGATCGGCCAGCATGGCCACGAAGGCAGGGTGGTCGTTGGCCGCGGCGGCACGGTGGAAGTCGACGCCGCACGACGCGGCCACCGCGCGCGCTTCGACGTCGAGATCGTAGAGCACCTCCACGTGATCGCAGACGAAGCCGACGGGGATCACGACCACGTCGCGCGCGCCCTCGGCGGCGAGCCGTCGGATGACGTCGCCCACGTCGGGCTCGAGCCACGGGTCGCGCGGCGAGCCGCTGCGGCTCTGGTAGGCGAGCGACCAGCCGGTGCGGCCGAGACGCGCGGCGATCAGGCCGGCCGCGCGCGCCAGATGCTCGGCGTAGGGCGAGCCGGCCGCCATGGCCACCGGCACGCTGTGCGCGGTGAAGACGAGCCGCGCGTCGGACTGCCGCCGCGACGGGATCGCGTCGAGCGCGGCGCGCGCGCGATCGGCCATCGCCTCGATGAAGAGGGGCTGGGCGCCCCACGTCGGCGCGTAGACCACCTCGGGCGCGTCGGGACCCACTTTCTCGCGGGCCGCGGTCACGTCCTGCACGTAGCGATCCCACGAGACCTCCGTCTGCAGCGACGAGAGGATGATGCCGAGCGCGCACCGGACCCCGCGGTCCTTCATCTCGGCCAGCGCCTCGTGCAGGAATGGATGCCAGTTCCGCATGCCGACCCAGACCGGCAGCGGGCGGCCCTCGGCCGCGAGCGCGCCGCGGAGGGCCTCGGCCTGGCGCCGGGTGAGCGCGTTGAGCGGCGAGCGCCCGCCGATCGCCTCGTAGTGCTGGGCGACCTCCTCGAGGCGCTCGGGCGGGATGCGGCGGCCCTCGGTCACGATCTGGAGGAAGGGGCGGATGTCCTCGGGCCGCTCCGGGCCGCCGAAGGCGACGAGCAGCACCGCGTCCATCGCGCTCACCGGGCGGACATGTCGTGGACCATGTCCACGAGCGCCTTCACGTGCTCCACCGGCGTCTCCTTGTGAATGCCGTGGCCCAGGTTGAAGACGTGGCCCGGGCGGCCGGCCGCGGCCTGGAGAATCTCCCGGGCGGCCCGCCGGATCGCGTCGGGGCCGGCCAGCAGCACCGCCGGATCCAGGTTGCCCTGCACCGCGACGTCGTGGCCGAGTTGCTCCCAGGCCGCGCCCAGATCCACGCGCCAGTCGAGCCCGATGACGTCGCCGCCCGCCCCCTTCATCAGCGGCAACAGTCCCGCGGTGCCGACGCCGAAATGGATGACCGGCACGCCCGGCCGCAGCGCCTGGATCGCCCGGCGCGAGTAGGGCTCCACGAACTGGCGGTAATCCGAGGGCGAGAGCGCGCCGACCCACGAATCGAAGAGCTGCACGGCCTGGACGCCGGCCTCGATCTGTCCGTTCAGGTACGCGCCGGTGATGTCGGCGAGACGGGTCATCAGGGCCGCCCACGCCTCCGGCTCCTCGCGCATGAGGGCCTTGGTGAGCAGGAACTCGCGCGACGGGCCGCCCTCGACCAGGTACGAGGCCAGCGTGAACGGGGCGCCCGCGAAGCCGATGAGCGGCACGCGGTCCGCGAGGGCCTTGCGCACGCGCGCCACCGTGTCGAACACGAAGCCGACCGCGTCGTCGACGTCCACCGCGGGCAGCGCGCGCACCGCCGCCGCGCTCCGCACCGGCCGGGCCATGCGGGGGCCGTCGCCGGCGGTGAACTCGAGGCCCACCCCGAGCGGCTCCAGCACGAGCAGGATGTCGGCGAAGAGGATCGCCGCGTCCACCCCGAGGCGCTCGACCGGCTGCAGCGTCACCTCGGCCGCGGCCTCGGGATGCTTGCACAGCTCGAGGAATCCCATGCGCGCCCGCACCGCGCGGTACTCCGGCATGTAGCGGCCCGCCTGCCGCATGAGCCAGATCGGCGTGAACGACGTGGGGCGACGGTGACACGCCTGGAGAAACGTGGAGGAAACTGCCGGCGGCATGCTGCCCCGAGCCTACAGGCGGGGTCTGGCGCAGTCAAGGAAGCGGGGCTATCATCCGCCGCGAGGAGGCTCCCACCATGTCCTTTCTCTCCGGCAAGCAGGCGTTCCTTCAGATCCTGAAGGACGAGGGTGTCGACACCATGTTCGGCAACCCCGGCACCACCGAGCTTCCGCTGATGGACGGCCTCGTGCGCGAGCCGGGGATTCGCTACGTCCTGGCCCTGCAGGAGGCGGTGGCGATCAGCATGGCCGACGGCTACGCGCAGGCCAGCGGCAAGCTCGGCGTGGTCAACGTCCACACCTCGCCGGGGCTGGGCAACGCGATGGGCATGCTCTACGACGCCTACGAGGCGGGCACGCCGCTGCTGGTCACCGCGGGACAGCACGACCAGGCCATGAACCTGACCGAGCCCATCCTGTGGTCGGATCTGCCGCCGGTGGCCCGGCCCTACGTGAAGTGGTCGCACGAGATCACGCGACTGGAGGACCTGCCCCGCGCGGTGCGCCGCGCGGTGAAGACCGCGATGGCGCATCCGACCGGGCCGGTGTTCATCTCGCTGCCGGTCGACGTGCTCAACGCCGAGCGCGATCTGGACCTGCTGCAATCCACGCGGGTCGCCCCGCGCATCCGCGGCGATCGCGCCGCGATCGAGGCGGCCGCCGACCTGCTGGTGAAGGCCACGCGGCCGGTCCTCGTGTCGGGCGACGCGGTGGCCCACGGCGACGCGCTCGCCGAGATGGCGCAGCTGGCCGAGGTGCTCGGCGCCCCGGTGTACACCGAGTGCGTGCCGTCCACCTGCTCGTTCCCGTTCACCCACCCGCTCTATCACGGTCCGTTCCCGCGGCTCGGTCAGCCGATCCGCCAGATGCTGATGCAGCACGACCTGCTGTTCTCGGTGGGCGGCGATCTCTTCACCCTCTCGCTGCCCTCGGACGTGGAGCCGATGCCGGAGGGCCTGCCCCTGATCCATCTCGATCTCGATCCCTGGGAGATCGGCAAGAACTATCCCGCGCAGGTCGCCATCCAGGGCGATCCCAAGGCGACGCTGCCCGAGCTGGTCGAGGCCCTGAAGCGGCGACTCGGCCCCTCGCAGGTCAAGGCGGTGAGCGCCCGGATCGAGCAGCTGCGGGTGGCGCAGGAGGCGCGGCGCGACGCGCTCCGGCAGGAGGCGGCCGCTCAGGCCGATCGCGTGCCGATCAGCCCGCTCGCGCTGGTGGGCGCGGTCGCGGGCGCGGTGCCCGACGAGGCCATCATCGTCGACGAGACCATCTCCTCGAGCCTCGGCGTGCGCGAGCTGCTGCGCGCCCGCGACCATCGCGGCTTCTACGGCCTGCGCGGCGGTGGCATCGGCTGGGGCCTGCCCGCCTCGCTCGGCGTCAAGCTGGCCCAGCCCGATCGGCCGGTGATCGCGCTGGTGGGCGACGGCAGCGCGATGTACACGATCCAGTCGCTCTGGTCGGCGGCGCACGACTCGATCGCGGTGGTGTTCGTGATCTTCAACAACCAGTCCTACCGCATCCTCAAGCAGCGCACCCTCGCGCTGAAGGGCTTCTCGGCCGAGGACGACACCTACGTGGCGATGGACCTGGTGAAACCGGGCCTCGACTACGTGGGCCTGGCGAAAGCCCAGGGGGTGCCGGGCGAGCTGGTGGACAAGACCTCGGGAGTGGCCGCGGCGATCAAGCGCGGGATGGCCTCGGGCGGGCCGTATCTCGTCGACGTCCGGATCGACGGCGCGCTGCGCGGCTGAGCCGGCGGCGCGCCGACCAGGCGACTCGCGCGGCTCGCTACTGGATCACCTGATCCGCGCGCACCAGCATGGACTGGGGCATCGTCAGACCGAGCGCCCTGGCCGTCTTCAGGTTGACCACGAGCTCGAACTTCTCCGGACGCTGAACCGGAAGGTCAGCCGGCCGCGCTCCGCGGAGGATCGGGACAACGTACTGGGTCGCCGCGCGTCGAAACGCGTCCGGCTGGTTGGGCCCGTATGCCATCAGAAGCCCGAACGCCGGGAAGTTGGTGAACAGGGTGATCCCGGGCAACCGGTGCTTGAGGGCCAAGTGGGAAATGCGCGCGCGATGAATCGAGAGCAGTGGCGAGGTCAGCATGATGAGGCAATCCGCGCGCTCGCGGGCGGCTGCTTCGAACGCCTCGGCCAAATCCTCTGCGCGCCGCACCCCGAGTGATCTGATCGCCAGCCCCTTCACGCGTGCCGCCTCTTGAGTGGTCTCGAACTGGGACCGCCCGATCGTCTCGTCCCAGAGAACGGCCACGCGCGAGCCGGCCGGCACGGCTTCCTTCAAGAGCTCGAGCAGCTTGCCGGTCATCTCGGGCTGATCGAGGAACAACCCGGTCACGTTACCGCCGGGCCGGGCGATGCTTGCGATCCAGCCGCGCGCCACCGGATCGGTCTCGTAGTCGAGCGCGACCACGATCGGTACGCGGTCGGTCGCGTCGCGGGCCGCCTGGGTCGCGTACGGGTTCGACGTGACCAGGACGTCCACCGGCAACGCGACCAGATCGCGCGCGATCGCCTTGAATCGATCGAGCTTGCCCTCTGCGTACCGGGCTTCGACGCGAACGTTCGTTCCTCGGGCGTAGTCGGCTTCCTGTAGCCCCGTCAGGAAGGCGCCGACCGACGCGCGGTCCGCCGCGTCACTCGGGACGCCTGGGCGAAGCAGGGCGATCGTCGGCGTCCCCGCCACCGGCTGCGCGGCGGCGAACCGCCGGGCGAGCAGCCCGCTGGCCAGGCCGCCGACGAAGACGCGCCGATGCATCAGATCGCGAGCGGCCGCCGGGGGCTCACCCGGTCTCGGCGTCCGCGGTGGAGAGCAGCTCCCGCACCCGATCGGCCAGCGTTTCGGGGGCGAAGGGCTTGGCCAGGAACGCGGAGTGCTCGCTCGCGAACGCGGCGCGCGCGGAGGCGTCCTGCACGTAGCCCGACATGTACAGCACCGGGAGCGCGCGTCGCAGGGCGCGCAGGCGCTCGGCCAGGTCGCGGCCGGACATCCCCGGCATCACCATGTCCGTCACCAGGAGGTGGATGTCGCCCGAGTGATGCCGCACCATCTCGATCGCGGACGGGCCGTCGGCCGCGTCGAGCACGCGGTAGCCCACGCGCTCCAGGATCTCGGTGGCGAACTCGAGCACCTCCGGCTCGTCGTCCACCACCAGCACGGTGCGCGAGGTCGTCCGCACGCGGCGGCCCGGCTCCGCGGGCGGCGCCGCCGGCATCGCCTCCTCCACCCGTGGCAGGTAGATGGTGAAGGTGGTGCCGCGACCCAGCTCGCTGTCCACGCGGATCCGGCCGTGGCTCTGCTCGACGATGCCGTAGACGGTCGACAGGCCGAGCCCGGTCCCCTTCCCTTGCTCCTTGGTGGTGAAGAACGGCTCGAAGATGTGCTCGGCGGTCTCGAGGCTCATGCCGGTGCCGGTGTCGGTGACGGTGAGCGCGACGTACCGGCCGGCGGGCAGGCTGGCCGGGCCGAGCGGCATGGCCCCGCGGATCTCCACGTCGCGCACCGCGACCGTGATCCGCCCGCCGCCCGGCATCGCGTCGCGCGCGTTGACCGCGAGGTTCATGAGCACCTGCTGCATCTGGCTCGGATCGACCTTCACGCGCCCGGTGCCTTCCGTCGGCAGCACCGACAGCTCGACGTCCTCGCCGATCATCCGCTGCAGCATGGGCGCCAGCTCCGCCATCAGCGGCCCCAGCTCGAGCACGCGCGGCTGGACCACCTGCTTGCGGCTGAACGCGAGCAGCTGGCTCGTCAAGGCCACCGCTCGCTGCGACGTCTTCTGGATCAGCGCGACCTCCCGGTACATCGGCTCGTCCGGCTTGAGCCGGCTCAGCAGGATGTGGGCCCGGCCGCCGATCACGGTGAGCAGGTTGTTGAAGTCGTGGGCCACCCCGCCCGCGAGGCGGCCGATCGCCTCCATCTTCTGCGACTGCTGCAGCTGCATCTCGAGGCTCGCCCGCGCCGCCTCGGCCTGCTTCTGCGCGGTCAGATCCCGGATGTAGGCGTTGAACGCGGGCCGCTCGTCCGAGCCCGCCCGCGTCACGGTCAGCTCGACCGGAAACTCGCGGCCGTCAGCGCGGAGCGCGCTCACCTCGAGCCGTCCCCCGATGACCACCGTCTCGCCGGTGGTCAGGTAGCGCGCGAGGCCCCGGCGATGGGCCTCGCGGAACGAGGGCGGCACGATGACCCCGGCGAGCTCGAGCCCGAGGACGTCGGCGCGCGCGTGGCCGAACATGCGCTCCGCCGCCGGATTGAACTCGGTGATGCGGCCCTCGTGATCCATGCCCACGAAGGCGTCCATCGCCGACTCCAGCACCGCACGATGCCGCGCCTCGCTCTCGCGCAGCACCACCTCCGCGCGCTTCCGCTCCGACACGTCGAGCATGCTCCCGACCATGCGGACCGGCCGCGCGTTGCCGTTCCGGACCGGCCGGCCCCGATCCAGGATGTCGAGGTAGCGGCCGTCGCGCGCGCGGAAGCGGTACTCGGCCACGAAATCGCGATCGGCGGCCCGCGCCGCCGCCAATTGCGCCTCGACGCGCGGCCGGTCGTCGGGATGCACGCGTTCCAGCCACCACTCGCCGGTGGCTGCGACCTCGTCCCGCTCATAGCCGCACATCTCGCGGAGGCCGTGCGTCCAGCTGAGGGTCCCGCCGGCCAGGCTCCGCTCGTAGATCGCCGAGCTCACCGCGGAGGCGGCCAGCTCGAAGCGTTCGTTGGCGTGGCGCAGCCGCCGCTCCGCCGCCTGCACCTCCGCGCCGAGGCGGCGAGCCCGGAGGAGCGCGCGCGACTGCAGCAGCGCGATCGCGAATGCAAGGACGGAGATCAGCAGGCCGCTGCCGAGCACCGAGTACGGCACCAGCCGCCCGGGAGCGGAATGAAACGGCGGCCTCGTGGTCAGGCGAAGCGTCCACGTGCGTCCGCCGAAGGACAGCGGCACCGTGCCGCTCAGCTCCCGGGCGGAGTCCGCCGGGTGCAGATCGGCATCGCGATCGGAGAGCAGCCGGCCGGACGAGGGCGGCTCCGCGTCGTAGATCGCCACGCTCACCCGCTCGGAGAGCGTCGACCCGAGCAGCGCCCGCATCATCGCGTCGGGGCGGAACGCCATGGCCACGAATCCGGTGAGGGCCTGGCGCCGCGCCTCGCCCGCCGCGGGCACCCGGCCGTCGCGGTAGACCGGCACGAAGATCAGGAAGTCGGAGGCGCCGCCGAGCCCGGCCGGGCGGTCGCTCATCGCGGGCTGGCCGCTGTCCCGCGCTCGCTCCATCGCGGCCTGGCTCTCGGGCCACGCGGCGAGGTCCAGCCCCAGCACGTCGTCCTCGAATCCGGCAGCCGGCTCCACGAACGCGACCGGGTGAGACTCGGGTCGGGGCGAGGCCGGATGGATCTCGTATCCCGGCAGCCCGCCCTCGCGCATGGCCAGCTCGTGCCGCGTGCGGGCCACGGCCGGCACCCGCGGCGCCCAGGCGAGGCCGCGGATGTCCGGGTAGCGCGCCGGGAGGTCCAGCGCGGTGACGTAGGCGCTGAAGCCGGCGCGATCGACCGTCGGGCGGTCCGCGAAGAGCGCTCGCACGCCGAGCAGGATCAGGACGTACGCGTCGAGCCGCCGATCGATGGCCTCGCGGCTCACCGCTACGATGCGGTCGAATCGGTCCTGCTCGTCGGCGCGCACCGTCTCGCCGGCGTACCGCCACGCCGCGAAGGTCAGCAGCAGGGTGCAGGCCAGCACGCCCAGGGCGGGCGCGGCTCTCCGGAGCGCGTCGACGAGCGATGCGGAGGCGCGGCTCGCGGCGGGCGCCGAAGCCTCGGGCCGGCTCGACTCGACTGGACTCATGGCTCCTCGGTGTCCCGCGCGCGTCGGCGTCCACGGCGGGCGCCCAGATTGTACTCGGTCGCGCGTGGCACTCCAATGCTCTTGCGCTGTGCCGGGGGGCGGTATACCGTTCGACTGCGTCGTGACGGCGGCCGCGCGCCGTCGTGCGCGGGCACTCGCCGTTCCGACAGGAGCCAACGATGACCGAGGGGAGCCAGCTCATCCGGGGTCTGGAGGGAGTGGTCGCGGCCGAGACCCGCCTGTGCGACCTCGA is a window from the Candidatus Methylomirabilota bacterium genome containing:
- a CDS encoding CHASE domain-containing protein translates to MSPVESSRPEASAPAASRASASLVDALRRAAPALGVLACTLLLTFAAWRYAGETVRADEQDRFDRIVAVSREAIDRRLDAYVLILLGVRALFADRPTVDRAGFSAYVTALDLPARYPDIRGLAWAPRVPAVARTRHELAMREGGLPGYEIHPASPRPESHPVAFVEPAAGFEDDVLGLDLAAWPESQAAMERARDSGQPAMSDRPAGLGGASDFLIFVPVYRDGRVPAAGEARRQALTGFVAMAFRPDAMMRALLGSTLSERVSVAIYDAEPPSSGRLLSDRDADLHPADSARELSGTVPLSFGGRTWTLRLTTRPPFHSAPGRLVPYSVLGSGLLISVLAFAIALLQSRALLRARRLGAEVQAAERRLRHANERFELAASAVSSAIYERSLAGGTLSWTHGLREMCGYERDEVAATGEWWLERVHPDDRPRVEAQLAAARAADRDFVAEYRFRARDGRYLDILDRGRPVRNGNARPVRMVGSMLDVSERKRAEVVLRESEARHRAVLESAMDAFVGMDHEGRITEFNPAAERMFGHARADVLGLELAGVIVPPSFREAHRRGLARYLTTGETVVIGGRLEVSALRADGREFPVELTVTRAGSDERPAFNAYIRDLTAQKQAEAARASLEMQLQQSQKMEAIGRLAGGVAHDFNNLLTVIGGRAHILLSRLKPDEPMYREVALIQKTSQRAVALTSQLLAFSRKQVVQPRVLELGPLMAELAPMLQRMIGEDVELSVLPTEGTGRVKVDPSQMQQVLMNLAVNARDAMPGGGRITVAVRDVEIRGAMPLGPASLPAGRYVALTVTDTGTGMSLETAEHIFEPFFTTKEQGKGTGLGLSTVYGIVEQSHGRIRVDSELGRGTTFTIYLPRVEEAMPAAPPAEPGRRVRTTSRTVLVVDDEPEVLEFATEILERVGYRVLDAADGPSAIEMVRHHSGDIHLLVTDMVMPGMSGRDLAERLRALRRALPVLYMSGYVQDASARAAFASEHSAFLAKPFAPETLADRVRELLSTADAETG